The DNA region AGTTGCGGTGACAACGTCCTTGACGTATTTGAGCTCTTTTATTGCACCAACCAGCGGGATCATGATCTCAGGAACGATATTCATACCCTCTTTGTTGACATTAATAGCAGCCTCGATTACGGCACGGGTCTGCATCTCCGCAATCTCAGGATAGGTTACGGCAAGACGGCAGCCTCTGTGACCCAGCATCGGGTTGAACTCGTGCAGGCTGTCGATAGTAGCCTTCAGCTCGTCAAATGTCATCTTCATCTCTTTTGCAAGAGCTTCGATATCCTCTTTTGCAGTAGGCAGGAACTCATGAAGCGGAGGATCGAGGAAACGGATAGTTACAGAGTAGCCATTCATTGCGCGGAAGATGCCCTCAAAGTCGCTTCTCTGCATCGGAAGCAGTTTATCAAGGGCCTTTTTGCGCTGTTCGACGGTCTTTGAAACGATCATCTCACGCATAGCCGGAATACGGTCAGCGTTAAAGAACATATGCTCTGTACGGCAAAGACCTATGCCCTCTGCGCCATACTTATAAGCCTGAGCAGCGTCGTGAGGTGTATCAGCGTTTGTTCTTACCTTAAGGACACGGATCTCATCGGCCCATTTCATAAATGTCTCGAAATAGCCTGAAATCGACGCTTCTGTTGTTGAAATAGCCTCGGCATAAACATTGCCGGTAGAACCATCGATAGAGATGAAATCTCCCTCTTTTATGGTCTTGCCGCCGACTACGAAATATTTTTCTTCTTCATGCATCTGGATCTCGCCGCAGCCTGCAACACAGCATGTTCCCATACCACGAGCAACAACGGCAGCGTGTGAGGTCATACCGCCGCGAACGGTTAATATACCCTCTGATGCATACATACCCTCGATATCTTCCGGTGATGTCTCAAGTCTTACGAGAACGACTTTATTTCCATTGTTTGCAGCTTCCTTAGCATCTTCAGCCGTAAAGTAAACTTTACCGCAAGCAGCGCCAGGAGAAGCCGGCAGACCCTTAGTAACAGGTGTTGCTTTTTTCAGAGCGGCAGCGTCGAACTGTGGATGGAGCAGAGAATCAAGCTGTTTTGGCTCGACCTTTAATATAGCCTGGTCCTTTGTCAGCATGCCTTCTTCAACAAGATCAACTGCGATCTTGAGAGCTGCGGCTGCTGTTCTCTTGCCGTTTCTGGTCTGAAGCATGTAGAGCTTGCCTTTTTCAATGGTAAACTCCATATCCTGCATATCTTTGTAGTGGTTTTCAAGTTTGTTTGCTATATCCGCAAACTGTGTATATATAGGAGGCATAGCATCTGCAAGCTCTGCAATCGGCTGAGGAGTTCTGATGCCTGCAACAACATCTTCGCCCTGAGCGTTTCTTAAAAACTCACCATAGAGTTTCTTTTCGCCTGTTGATGGGTTTCTTGTGAAAGCAACGCCTGTGCCGCTGTCTTCACCCATGTTTCCAAATACCATGGACTGTACGTTGACAGCTGTGCCCCAGCTAGAAGGAATGTCGTTCATTCTTCTGTAAACTATAGCACGCGGATTGTCCCATGAACGGAAAACAGCCTTGACAGCCTCTATCAGCTGATCCTTCGGCTCTGTCGGGAAATCTGTACCTTTTTGTTGTTTATAATATTCTTTAAAGCGTACAACCAGCTCTTTCATATCGTCTGCAGTCAGCTCTGTATCCAGTTTTACGCCTCTTTTTGACTTTATTTCGTCGATAAATACCTCAAAATTCTTTTTCGGCACTTCCATAACAACGTCGGAGAACATCTGAATGAAACGTCTGTATGAATCATATGCGAATCTCTCGTTGTTAACGAGTTTTGCAAGACCTTTTACAACAGTATCATTAAGACCAAGGTTTAAAATGGTGTCCATCATGCCGGGCATTGAAGCGCGCGCGCCTGAACGAACAGAAACAAGCAGCGGATTTTCAGCGTCGCCGAACTTTTTGCCTGCAATGCCTTCAAGTTTTTCAAGATACTCATAAATCTGTTTTTCAATATCGGCCGAAATCTTTCCGCCATCTTCATAATAACGCGTGCAAGCCTCTGTCGTAACTGTAAAACCCTGCGGCACGGGCATCCCGAGCACAGTCATTTCAGCAAGATTGGCGCCTTTACCGCCAAGCAGTTCACGCATAGAGCCGTTACCCTCAGAAAACAGGTAAACATACTTCTGCATTTTGTTTTTTCCTCCTAATATTTTAATATAATAGACTTATTGATAAAATGCCCAAAGCATTATACCATAATATAAAGGCAAAAGCCACATGTTTTTCCATAATTTTTATTGTTATTATTATACCTGTTTTTATACGGATTAACTATGTTTTTGTATATTTCGTTCTTCAATTGCCAGCCTGAATCTCTGATTTAAGTAATCATTATCCGGTTTGTAAATTGTAAGATTCGACCTTAGCTCTGAAATATTCTGTACAAGTGGCAATTCGAATGTAAATTCAACCCCGTCATTTGTATTTTCACAATAAAGATTTCCTTTATGAGCAACAGCCATTAGCTTTGTAATATAAAGTCCAAGACCCTTACCCTCTTTTTTATCCGTTGTGAAAAAGGGAAGAAAAATATTTGACATATTCTCTTCCGGGATGCCTGATCCATTATTAT from Bacillota bacterium includes:
- the ppdK gene encoding pyruvate, phosphate dikinase, giving the protein MQKYVYLFSEGNGSMRELLGGKGANLAEMTVLGMPVPQGFTVTTEACTRYYEDGGKISADIEKQIYEYLEKLEGIAGKKFGDAENPLLVSVRSGARASMPGMMDTILNLGLNDTVVKGLAKLVNNERFAYDSYRRFIQMFSDVVMEVPKKNFEVFIDEIKSKRGVKLDTELTADDMKELVVRFKEYYKQQKGTDFPTEPKDQLIEAVKAVFRSWDNPRAIVYRRMNDIPSSWGTAVNVQSMVFGNMGEDSGTGVAFTRNPSTGEKKLYGEFLRNAQGEDVVAGIRTPQPIAELADAMPPIYTQFADIANKLENHYKDMQDMEFTIEKGKLYMLQTRNGKRTAAAALKIAVDLVEEGMLTKDQAILKVEPKQLDSLLHPQFDAAALKKATPVTKGLPASPGAACGKVYFTAEDAKEAANNGNKVVLVRLETSPEDIEGMYASEGILTVRGGMTSHAAVVARGMGTCCVAGCGEIQMHEEEKYFVVGGKTIKEGDFISIDGSTGNVYAEAISTTEASISGYFETFMKWADEIRVLKVRTNADTPHDAAQAYKYGAEGIGLCRTEHMFFNADRIPAMREMIVSKTVEQRKKALDKLLPMQRSDFEGIFRAMNGYSVTIRFLDPPLHEFLPTAKEDIEALAKEMKMTFDELKATIDSLHEFNPMLGHRGCRLAVTYPEIAEMQTRAVIEAAINVNKEGMNIVPEIMIPLVGAIKELKYVKDVVTAT